A window of the Gossypium arboreum isolate Shixiya-1 chromosome 2, ASM2569848v2, whole genome shotgun sequence genome harbors these coding sequences:
- the LOC108467333 gene encoding adenine nucleotide transporter BT1, chloroplastic/mitochondrial-like, producing the protein MTKGGVQMLDDKKDGFFSVCNSGSQWSLDQNNVYPGGLFASVGQMGIEFGVSPDSPSPRDNGGIKAPFSDFFLNYLPSQEETRVVGVAEGEAASKTKKKVGLKLKIKVSNPSLRRLISGAIAGAVSRTCVAPLETIRTHLMVGSSGSSTLEVFNNIVQTDGWKGLFRGNFVNVIRVAPSKAIELFAFDTVNKQLSPTPGEEPKIPIPSSLVAGACAGVSSTLLTYPLELVKTRLTIEKNMYDGILDAFLKILQKEGPGELYRGLAPSLIGVIPYAATNYFAYDTLRKVYRKVLKEEKIGNIETLLIGSLAGAISSSATFPLEVTRKQMQVGALNGRQVYKNVFHALSSILKQEGIHGLYKGLGPSCMKLVPAAGISFMCYEACKRILVDKDEEV; encoded by the exons ATGACCAAGGGAGGAGTTCAGATGCTTGATGACAAGAAAGATGGGTTTTTCTCTGTATGTAATTCGGGGTCTCAATGGAGTCTGGATCAGAATAATGTTTATCCAGGTGGGTTATTTGCAAGCGTTGGTCAGATGGGAATAGAATTTGGCGTATCCCCGGATTCCCCAAGTCCCCGTGACAATGGTGGAATCAAAGCACCGTTTTCCGATTTTTTTCTGAATTATTTACCATCACAAGAGGAAACACGTGTTGTTGGAGTAGCAGAAGGTGAAGCAGCTTCCAAGACAAAGAAGAAAGTTGGATTAAAACTAAAAATCAAGGTTTCTAATCCTTCATTGAGGAGGTTAATAAGCGGTGCCATAGCTGGGGCGGTTTCAAGGACTTGCGTGGCACCATTGGAGACCATAAGGACGCATTTGATGGTTGGGAGTAGTGGAAGTTCGACACTTGAAGTTTTCAATAATATAGTGCAGACTGATGGGTGGAAGGGGTtgtttaggggtaattttgttaACGTGATTCGGGTTGCACCTAGCAAGGCAATAGAG CTATTTGCTTTCGATACTGTGAATAAGCAGTTATCACCCACACCTGGAGAAGAACCAAAGATTCCAATTCCTTCTTCATTAGTTGCAGGAGCTTGTGCTGGAGTCAGCTCAACATTGTTGACCTATCCTCTTGAGTTGGTTAAGACTCGATTAACCATTGAG AAAAACATGTATGATGGTATACTTGATGCTTTCTTAAAAATACTGCAAAAGGAGGGCCCTGGTGAACTTTATAGAGGCCTTGCTCCTAGTCTCATTGGAGTAATTCCATATGCTGCCACTAACTATTTTGCATATGATACTTTACGGAAAGTGTACCGTAAAGTTTTGAAGGAGGAGAAGATTGGCAACATCGAAACCCTTTTAATAGGATCACTAGCAGGGGCTATTTCAAGTAGTGCAACATTCCCACTCGAGGTGACTCGCAAGCAAATGCAAGTAGGGGCGCTGAACGGAAGACAGGTGTACAAGAACGTGTTCCATGCACTGTCGAGTATTCTGAAGCAAGAAGGGATTCATGGTTTATATAAAGGTTTGGGTCCAagttgcatgaaattggtacctGCTGCTGGGATTTCATTCATGTGCTATGAAGCATGCAAAAGGATACTGGTAGACAAAGATGAGGAAGTGTAG